The segment GATTTCAAATCGAGCTTCGTACTGGCCGGTAAGACCAACCGTAGATCCAGAAATACCGAAGCCGTAAGACGGTCAAGGGATTCTCGAGCCTCCGCGAGTACCGATTTGAATGCGCGAGAAAGCGAAACGGAATAAATTTCAATGTAGGTCCTATATGCGATTGGAATTATCTTGCAAGATTTTTACTTTCAAAGAGAACTCTGCTAATAAATTCCAGGAAACGGAGTCCAATTCGACATGGTAAAAAAAATCTTTAAGAAAACCCTCCTGCTACTCGTAGTTGTGATGGTCTCACTTGGTTCCCTTGCAAATTGTTTCGGTAGGTTTGCCGTAACTCATAAATTCTATAGCGCGCATGATGGAATTAATATAGGAAGCGGATTCTTTAATAAGTTTGTAAAAACTTTACTATTGTATTTTCCCTTCGCGATTCTGTACGGCATAGGAATCTTCGTAGACGTAATCCTATTTAATCTGATCGAATTCTGGAGCGGTAGCAATCCCGTCGGCCTAAACGAATACGACAAAGAAGGAAAATTCGTCAAAACATACCAGCAAGACGGGACGCAAATTACTCTCACATTTACTGGATTCGGATCTCGTTTGGATCTGACTGCACAAAAAGAGGGTA is part of the Leptospira broomii serovar Hurstbridge str. 5399 genome and harbors:
- a CDS encoding DUF3332 family protein — translated: MVKKIFKKTLLLLVVVMVSLGSLANCFGRFAVTHKFYSAHDGINIGSGFFNKFVKTLLLYFPFAILYGIGIFVDVILFNLIEFWSGSNPVGLNEYDKEGKFVKTYQQDGTQITLTFTGFGSRLDLTAQKEGKSETLTALRSQPGKFYKAQGDQLLEVEVTSETIGSQVILKLVEQGKLKSSKVIEAKTLADLQSQVVEAL